From one bacterium genomic stretch:
- the nrdR gene encoding transcriptional regulator NrdR — MKCPFCSFQEDKVVDSRTSKNGLAIRRRRECLQCGKRFTTYEQVEDILPMIVKKDNRREPFDRFKIVSGMRKACEKRPVSMEMLEQAVDEIEKNVQNRMEKEIQATEVGDLVMRKLAELDDVAYVRFASVYRQFKDINAFMEEVKSLLGKEPPK, encoded by the coding sequence ATGAAATGTCCCTTTTGTAGTTTTCAAGAGGACAAAGTTGTGGATTCCCGCACCAGTAAGAATGGATTGGCGATTCGGCGGCGCCGGGAGTGTTTGCAGTGTGGAAAGCGTTTTACCACGTATGAGCAAGTTGAGGATATTTTGCCCATGATTGTCAAGAAGGACAATCGGCGGGAACCGTTTGATCGTTTTAAGATTGTGTCCGGTATGCGAAAAGCATGTGAAAAGCGGCCTGTTTCCATGGAGATGTTGGAGCAGGCAGTGGATGAGATTGAAAAAAATGTTCAGAACCGGATGGAAAAGGAGATTCAGGCAACCGAAGTCGGTGATCTGGTGATGCGGAAATTAGCGGAACTGGATGACGTTGCTTATGTACGTTTTGCTTCGGTCTACCGGCAGTTTAAAGATATCAATGCTTTTATGGAAGAGGTAAAATCCCTGCTGGGAAAAGAACCGCCCAAGTAG
- a CDS encoding O-antigen ligase family protein has translation MTKERLRLICNQGILLSLMAMLLVVPLVFYTKTHDVFEFNKLTAFRIFLLMASLAYLTKVLLLGKETIRSSALWPPIALIGISSLLSTLWTNNFVTSVFGVYEDFEGILTIAGYGLLFFLVNQYVRHLKDINKFLAVIVAAGLLAGGYGVAQNFGIDFIKWNPHTYTASRLFGSLGNPNFLAAYLLMVLPIAMMLFLAVKQVTWKRVLLLIIVIIGLAIFFTKSRGAFYALVAEAVVLAAYVFWDIKKMSRAGNISEALWTRNKRWLLVLAVLAGLTLFSPYVRSNISTTVTRTIATMDMKSIKITPRLYIWRSALQMMRDKPIIGSGLDTFQITFPKYRLAEYWRLEWNGTPEKAHNFFLQIGATTGFLGLGAWLWLLVAFYAVLWKQLKTLPPYRRHVTAAIGIAQLGFIVQNQFNFTVIGYGSLFWFLLALGTVLPRQTVIAGPAQAGETEFSLSQLPLNRWMAFLGSGCLILLLMMFSLRLWSADVYFKRGIIYLARGYPQQAIAELGRAAAINPHREIYWVKYGIAYEEAAKRATEKEPLLEKAAKIHKHTMGMNPLNGYDYNNLGRVYKYWGDFVNKEKLKDAEAATRKASELDPYNVYFALDLASVYLSQKRWVEAETIVDRLIKIFPDFAIPYSYKGYVALMQQNQEAAYQHFTAASEKNWRGDVNTHSSTWSNLGIVRARKGMLEASIEAFDKALKIKPQYLEARLNKALILEQRGMGREAAGEYRYIIQQAPNYPRVEELKRKIKILERGAKP, from the coding sequence ATGACCAAAGAACGACTCCGATTGATATGTAATCAAGGCATTCTGCTCTCGCTGATGGCCATGCTGTTGGTGGTTCCGTTGGTTTTTTATACCAAGACACACGATGTTTTTGAGTTTAATAAATTAACCGCTTTCCGGATTTTTCTGCTGATGGCGTCGTTGGCCTATTTAACCAAAGTGCTTCTGCTCGGCAAGGAGACTATTCGGTCTTCGGCTTTATGGCCGCCGATTGCGTTGATCGGCATTTCTTCACTACTTTCCACCCTGTGGACGAATAATTTTGTAACCAGTGTTTTCGGGGTTTACGAAGATTTTGAAGGTATTCTGACTATCGCAGGATATGGGCTGCTTTTCTTTTTGGTAAATCAGTATGTCCGTCATTTGAAGGATATCAATAAATTTCTGGCAGTGATCGTTGCGGCTGGTTTATTGGCAGGCGGTTATGGGGTTGCACAGAATTTCGGGATTGATTTTATCAAATGGAATCCCCACACCTATACAGCATCCCGGCTTTTTGGTTCTCTGGGAAACCCTAATTTTCTGGCAGCTTACTTATTGATGGTGCTTCCGATTGCCATGATGCTTTTTTTAGCAGTCAAGCAGGTGACCTGGAAGCGCGTGCTCCTGCTTATCATCGTGATTATTGGGCTTGCCATTTTTTTTACGAAAAGCCGGGGCGCTTTTTATGCTCTGGTAGCAGAGGCTGTCGTGCTCGCCGCCTATGTTTTCTGGGACATCAAAAAGATGTCGCGCGCAGGCAATATCAGCGAAGCATTATGGACAAGAAATAAACGCTGGCTGCTGGTGCTGGCAGTACTGGCCGGTTTAACCCTTTTTTCACCGTATGTCCGCTCTAATATTTCAACGACAGTGACCCGCACGATTGCCACTATGGATATGAAAAGTATAAAAATAACACCGCGTCTGTATATCTGGCGAAGTGCGCTCCAGATGATGCGGGACAAACCCATTATCGGAAGCGGTCTGGATACATTTCAGATTACATTTCCCAAATACCGTCTGGCTGAATATTGGCGGCTGGAATGGAACGGGACACCTGAAAAAGCGCATAATTTTTTCCTCCAGATTGGCGCGACCACCGGATTTCTTGGATTGGGCGCCTGGCTGTGGCTGTTGGTGGCGTTTTATGCGGTGCTCTGGAAACAATTGAAGACATTGCCGCCGTACCGGCGGCATGTGACAGCTGCCATTGGTATTGCTCAGCTTGGTTTTATTGTCCAAAACCAGTTTAATTTCACGGTGATTGGATATGGTTCCTTATTTTGGTTTCTTTTAGCCCTGGGAACCGTCCTGCCGCGTCAGACAGTGATTGCCGGTCCTGCCCAAGCCGGGGAAACGGAATTCTCACTTTCCCAATTGCCGCTCAATCGATGGATGGCTTTTTTAGGCAGCGGTTGTTTGATTTTGCTGCTTATGATGTTTTCACTTAGGCTTTGGTCGGCTGATGTCTACTTTAAACGGGGTATTATTTATCTTGCCCGGGGTTATCCCCAGCAAGCCATAGCAGAGTTGGGTCGGGCGGCGGCCATCAATCCCCATCGGGAAATTTATTGGGTCAAATATGGGATTGCTTATGAAGAGGCTGCCAAGCGGGCAACGGAAAAAGAGCCGCTGTTGGAAAAAGCAGCGAAAATTCATAAACATACCATGGGAATGAATCCTCTCAATGGTTATGATTATAATAACCTGGGCCGGGTGTATAAATACTGGGGTGATTTTGTAAACAAAGAAAAACTCAAAGATGCCGAGGCTGCTACTCGCAAAGCCAGCGAATTGGATCCCTATAATGTCTATTTTGCACTTGATCTGGCCTCGGTGTATCTTTCGCAGAAGCGGTGGGTGGAAGCCGAGACCATTGTTGACCGTTTGATTAAGATTTTTCCTGATTTTGCCATTCCGTATTCTTACAAAGGTTATGTTGCTTTAATGCAGCAAAACCAGGAAGCTGCTTACCAGCATTTCACAGCAGCTTCTGAAAAAAATTGGCGGGGTGATGTCAATACCCATTCTTCCACGTGGAGCAATTTGGGAATTGTTCGGGCGCGCAAAGGGATGCTGGAAGCATCAATTGAGGCTTTTGACAAGGCATTGAAGATCAAACCGCAGTATTTGGAAGCACGTTTGAATAAGGCGTTGATTCTGGAACAACGCGGAATGGGTCGTGAAGCAGCCGGGGAGTACCGTTACATCATTCAGCAGGCACCGAATTATCCCCGGGTAGAGGAGTTAAAGCGTAAGATCAAAATTTTAGAGAGGGGGGCCAAACCATGA
- a CDS encoding endonuclease Q family protein → MADIKKSRPGCVADLQISPRDLSFADLHIHSKYSRATSKQMEVSTLHYWGRRKGIQLLGTGDFTHPEYFNELKKSLEPDPSGFYRVKGQDDSVLFVPTAETSHMYKQDGKGRRVHMVMIARTFESVAEINRALASRGNVASDGRPIFGFSAKNLCKIVREIDPDTLMVPAHIWTPWFSVLGEKSGFDTLEACFEEELDFIAAIETGLSSDPEMNWRLSQLDRFAIISNSDAHSPARIGRECNAFSGPLTWTGLRETLLKNDHQRFKFTVEFFPEEGKYHWPGHSKCKQSVSPEDYVELNGICPICRKPLTHGVASRVEMLADRAEGYVRPNAVPSVHLVPLDEIIGEAKGKGRATKGVQAVWDRMVAGGSNELYVLMFMPEDQLRDLSDARVCEAIMRMRRGEVRAIAGYDGEYGRIKLFEESPESKTDDLQLPLIHFSGK, encoded by the coding sequence ATGGCGGACATAAAAAAAAGTCGTCCCGGATGTGTGGCGGATCTGCAAATAAGTCCCCGGGATTTGAGTTTTGCCGATTTGCATATTCATTCAAAATATTCCCGAGCCACATCCAAACAGATGGAAGTATCAACACTCCATTACTGGGGACGGCGAAAAGGGATTCAGCTGCTCGGTACGGGAGATTTTACGCATCCCGAATATTTCAATGAATTGAAAAAAAGTCTGGAACCGGACCCCAGCGGTTTTTACCGCGTCAAGGGTCAGGATGACAGCGTTTTATTTGTGCCGACAGCCGAGACATCGCACATGTATAAACAGGACGGGAAAGGCCGTCGCGTTCATATGGTGATGATCGCCCGAACATTTGAATCCGTTGCCGAAATTAATCGTGCTTTGGCAAGTCGCGGCAATGTTGCTTCCGATGGCAGACCCATATTCGGTTTTAGCGCTAAAAATCTCTGCAAGATTGTCCGGGAGATTGATCCCGATACCCTGATGGTTCCGGCCCACATCTGGACACCCTGGTTTTCCGTCTTGGGTGAAAAATCGGGATTTGATACCCTGGAAGCTTGTTTCGAGGAAGAACTGGATTTTATTGCTGCGATTGAGACCGGGCTTTCATCCGACCCGGAAATGAATTGGCGTCTTTCTCAACTGGACCGTTTTGCCATCATTTCCAATTCGGATGCACATTCACCCGCGCGGATTGGCAGGGAGTGCAATGCCTTTTCCGGACCGTTGACCTGGACAGGCTTGCGGGAAACACTGTTGAAAAATGATCATCAGCGATTTAAATTTACAGTGGAATTTTTTCCGGAAGAAGGAAAGTATCATTGGCCCGGACACAGTAAATGCAAACAATCGGTATCCCCGGAGGACTATGTAGAACTCAACGGGATATGTCCTATTTGCCGCAAACCACTCACGCATGGCGTCGCGTCACGGGTGGAGATGCTGGCGGACCGGGCGGAAGGATATGTACGTCCCAATGCCGTTCCCAGTGTGCATTTGGTTCCGCTGGATGAAATTATCGGCGAAGCCAAAGGCAAGGGCCGGGCGACCAAAGGTGTTCAGGCGGTATGGGACCGGATGGTGGCAGGCGGCAGTAATGAACTTTATGTTTTAATGTTTATGCCCGAAGACCAATTGCGTGACCTTTCGGACGCACGTGTTTGTGAGGCTATTATGCGAATGCGGCGAGGCGAGGTCCGGGCTATTGCCGGATATGATGGTGAATATGGGCGTATTAAACTGTTCGAAGAGTCTCCGGAATCCAAAACGGACGATCTGCAATTGCCTTTGATCCATTTCAGCGGGAAATGA
- the amrS gene encoding AmmeMemoRadiSam system radical SAM enzyme: MHRAAYWEKQGNAVQCRLCPHQCVIPEGKVGRCGIRQVQDGILWAIAYGKISASSMDPIEKKPFFHVKPGKKIYSIGSAGCNLKCDFCQNWPISQKVPSMNAMAPLQVAEQAIQMGACGVAYTYNEPLINSEFILACARIVREKGLINVVVTNGYVASGPLNDLLEVIDAWNIDIKSMQDGFYKRRCCATLAPVLATIRRAAEKSHVELTHLMVTGENDAMDQVRELVAWIADVSPELPLHLTRYFPQYRSEESPTDPEKLLAAREIAREKLKWVYLGNLSATDDSTYCPDCGEILISRQGYQVEKSSVHAGRCTQCQRVVPGIF; the protein is encoded by the coding sequence ATGCACCGGGCAGCCTATTGGGAAAAACAGGGAAATGCCGTTCAATGTCGCTTGTGTCCCCATCAATGCGTGATACCGGAAGGGAAAGTGGGGCGCTGCGGCATCCGCCAAGTGCAAGACGGCATTCTTTGGGCAATCGCGTATGGGAAAATTTCCGCATCCAGTATGGATCCGATTGAGAAAAAACCTTTTTTTCATGTTAAACCGGGTAAGAAAATTTATTCTATTGGATCAGCCGGCTGTAATTTGAAATGTGATTTTTGTCAAAACTGGCCGATCTCGCAAAAAGTTCCTTCCATGAACGCCATGGCGCCCCTTCAGGTCGCCGAACAAGCGATACAAATGGGTGCTTGTGGTGTTGCGTATACCTATAATGAGCCTTTGATTAATTCGGAGTTTATACTGGCGTGTGCCCGCATTGTCAGGGAAAAGGGGCTTATCAATGTCGTGGTTACCAACGGTTATGTTGCATCCGGCCCGCTCAATGATTTGTTGGAAGTGATAGACGCATGGAATATCGATATCAAATCAATGCAGGACGGTTTTTATAAAAGAAGGTGTTGCGCTACGCTGGCGCCGGTTTTGGCGACCATCCGACGCGCAGCTGAAAAAAGTCATGTTGAACTGACCCATTTGATGGTGACCGGCGAGAATGACGCCATGGATCAGGTGCGTGAATTGGTGGCATGGATTGCGGATGTATCCCCCGAGTTGCCGCTTCATTTAACCCGGTATTTTCCGCAGTATCGCTCAGAGGAATCGCCGACCGATCCGGAAAAACTGTTGGCAGCCAGGGAGATTGCGCGTGAAAAACTTAAGTGGGTTTATTTGGGCAATCTGAGTGCAACCGATGATTCCACCTATTGCCCGGATTGCGGGGAAATACTGATTTCCCGTCAGGGATATCAGGTGGAAAAGAGCTCGGTGCATGCCGGCCGGTGTACGCAGTGTCAGCGTGTTGTGCCGGGGATTTTTTGA
- a CDS encoding DEAD/DEAH box helicase family protein has protein sequence MNEAETRAELIDPALKEKGWGVVEGTKVLREFHITVGKININNAPRKPLIADYILVYKNRKLAVIEAKSDELEVGEGVAQAKNYADKLHLRYTYAANGKEIYQINMDTAEEGLADSFPTPDELWNRVFEVGNKWEDKFDQIPFEDIGGTKPLRFYQEIAVNKALKAVAAGKDRILLTLATGTGKTFIAFQIAWKLFHTRWNLKRDGSRRPRVLFLADRNILANQAFNAFSAFPEDALVRIKPSEISRQGRVPTNGSIFFTIFQTFMSGGSTSSPTTSTDFVEGYFGQYPDDYFDFIIVDECHRGGANDESNWRAILDYFSPAVQLGLTATPKRRDNVDTYKYFGDPVYIYSLKEGINDGFLTPFRVKRVQTTMDEYIYTSDDTVIEGEVESGKIYQEPEFNKIIEIKEREGERVRIVLSEIKQNEKTIIFCANQSHAALIRDFVNQYNPSGDPQYCQRVTANDGELGEQHLRDFQDNEKTIPTILTTSQKLSTGVDARNIRNIVLLRSVNTIIEFKQIVGRGTRLFDGKDYFTIYDFVNAYHHCSDPEWDGEPEDPLDYTIVDPKRPNATNEKDSPEYLTNHREQHEKIKIKLSDGKTREIQHMIATLFWSAEGKPISTEEFLEMLYGKLPEYIKNEAELRKIWSSPLTRKAFLEKLSAVGYGKDELVNLQKVIDAEKSDLFDVLEYVAFALKPITREMRVAQAQTKIFNGLDSSQKEFLEFVLHQYIETGVEELDQEKLPGLLELKYQSLADAEEILGSLDAMRKTFIDFQRYLYAR, from the coding sequence ATGAACGAAGCCGAGACCAGGGCGGAACTCATTGACCCGGCATTAAAAGAAAAGGGCTGGGGTGTTGTTGAAGGCACAAAAGTTCTGCGCGAATTTCATATTACTGTCGGTAAGATCAATATCAACAATGCGCCGCGTAAGCCGCTTATTGCTGATTATATTCTGGTTTATAAAAATCGTAAGCTCGCGGTGATTGAAGCCAAAAGTGATGAACTGGAAGTTGGGGAAGGTGTCGCGCAGGCAAAAAACTATGCGGATAAATTGCATTTGCGCTATACCTATGCTGCCAATGGCAAAGAAATATATCAAATCAATATGGATACTGCTGAAGAAGGCCTGGCAGATAGTTTTCCCACACCAGATGAATTGTGGAACAGAGTTTTTGAAGTGGGAAATAAGTGGGAAGACAAGTTCGATCAAATTCCTTTTGAGGATATTGGCGGGACAAAACCGCTCCGGTTTTATCAGGAAATTGCTGTTAATAAGGCATTGAAAGCAGTAGCAGCCGGCAAAGATCGTATTCTCTTGACCCTGGCAACCGGAACCGGGAAGACTTTTATTGCTTTTCAGATTGCGTGGAAGCTTTTTCATACACGCTGGAATTTAAAGCGGGATGGATCAAGACGACCGCGCGTATTGTTTTTGGCAGACAGAAATATTTTAGCGAATCAGGCCTTCAACGCGTTCAGTGCATTTCCTGAAGACGCGTTGGTCCGGATCAAACCAAGTGAAATCAGCAGACAGGGACGCGTTCCTACCAATGGCAGCATTTTTTTTACTATTTTTCAGACATTTATGAGCGGGGGTTCGACAAGCTCACCCACCACATCTACAGATTTCGTCGAAGGATATTTCGGTCAATATCCGGATGATTATTTTGATTTCATCATTGTTGATGAGTGCCATCGCGGCGGTGCCAATGATGAAAGCAACTGGCGGGCTATTCTGGATTATTTTTCACCTGCTGTTCAACTGGGTCTGACAGCCACGCCAAAAAGACGGGATAATGTGGACACCTATAAGTATTTTGGTGATCCGGTGTATATCTATTCGCTGAAGGAAGGGATCAATGACGGTTTTTTAACACCGTTTAGAGTAAAACGCGTTCAGACAACGATGGATGAATACATCTATACATCTGATGACACGGTTATTGAAGGAGAAGTTGAATCCGGCAAGATTTATCAGGAACCTGAATTTAATAAAATTATTGAAATAAAAGAACGTGAAGGGGAACGGGTCAGGATTGTTCTGTCTGAAATTAAACAGAATGAGAAAACCATTATTTTTTGTGCGAACCAGTCGCATGCTGCGCTGATTCGTGATTTTGTGAATCAATATAATCCAAGTGGTGATCCGCAGTATTGTCAAAGGGTGACTGCAAATGACGGGGAATTGGGTGAACAGCATTTAAGGGATTTTCAGGATAATGAAAAAACGATTCCGACGATATTGACAACATCGCAAAAATTATCAACCGGGGTTGATGCCCGGAATATCCGGAATATTGTACTGTTGCGGTCGGTGAATACGATAATTGAGTTCAAACAAATTGTTGGACGGGGAACGCGTCTGTTTGACGGGAAAGACTATTTTACGATTTATGATTTTGTGAATGCCTATCATCATTGTTCTGATCCGGAGTGGGATGGCGAACCGGAAGATCCTTTGGACTATACAATCGTAGATCCGAAAAGACCAAATGCAACCAACGAAAAAGATAGTCCCGAGTATTTGACGAATCACAGGGAACAACATGAAAAGATAAAAATAAAATTAAGTGACGGGAAAACAAGAGAAATTCAACATATGATTGCGACATTATTTTGGAGTGCAGAGGGGAAACCAATTTCAACGGAAGAATTTTTGGAAATGTTGTATGGAAAATTACCTGAGTATATAAAAAATGAGGCGGAATTACGGAAAATTTGGTCAAGTCCGCTGACACGTAAAGCATTTCTGGAAAAGCTCTCGGCTGTTGGATATGGTAAAGATGAATTAGTAAATTTACAAAAAGTGATTGATGCTGAAAAAAGTGATTTGTTTGATGTTCTGGAATATGTGGCTTTTGCTTTGAAACCCATCACCAGAGAAATGCGTGTGGCTCAGGCGCAAACAAAAATTTTCAATGGACTCGATAGTAGCCAAAAGGAATTTTTGGAGTTTGTGCTTCATCAATATATTGAAACAGGTGTGGAGGAGCTGGATCAAGAAAAACTTCCGGGATTGTTGGAATTGAAATATCAATCTCTGGCAGATGCAGAAGAAATACTAGGCAGCCTGGATGCTATGCGGAAGACTTTTATTGATTTTCAGCGCTATTTATATGCAAGATGA
- a CDS encoding Bro-N domain-containing protein has protein sequence MSNSLAVFQGKAIRKTYHNDEWWFSVVDVVEVLTASNKPRVYWNAMKARVKNDDGFQLSTICRQLKLEASDSKKYLTDCANTEGMFRIIQSIPSPKAEPFKRWLAKVGYERVQEIENPELAQQRMKEIYEKKGYSKDWIDKRLRGIAIRQNLTDEWKERGIEKQQDFAILTAEISKATFGMTPDEYRAHKHLSEKSKANLRDHMDDLELIFNMLGERVTTEISKKEKPATFKRNKNVARRGGKVAGNARKATEKELGRSVVSKQNYLGRNDELE, from the coding sequence ATGTCTAATAGTTTAGCGGTGTTTCAGGGAAAGGCGATTAGAAAGACCTATCATAACGATGAGTGGTGGTTTTCGGTGGTGGATGTGGTGGAGGTTCTAACAGCTAGTAACAAACCCCGTGTTTATTGGAACGCAATGAAAGCCCGAGTGAAAAACGATGACGGATTTCAGTTGTCTACAATTTGTAGACAACTGAAATTAGAAGCTTCTGACAGCAAAAAATATTTAACCGACTGCGCCAACACCGAAGGTATGTTCCGTATTATCCAGTCTATTCCATCCCCCAAAGCCGAGCCGTTTAAGCGCTGGTTGGCAAAAGTTGGCTATGAACGGGTGCAGGAGATAGAGAATCCTGAACTCGCCCAACAACGTATGAAAGAGATTTACGAGAAAAAGGGTTATTCCAAGGATTGGATAGATAAGCGGCTTCGCGGCATTGCCATACGGCAGAATTTGACTGATGAATGGAAAGAGCGCGGTATCGAAAAGCAGCAGGACTTTGCCATCTTAACGGCCGAAATATCCAAAGCAACCTTTGGAATGACGCCCGATGAATATAGGGCGCATAAGCATTTATCTGAAAAATCAAAAGCTAATTTGCGCGACCACATGGATGATCTGGAACTTATTTTTAATATGCTGGGCGAGCGCGTTACAACAGAGATTTCCAAGAAAGAGAAACCCGCTACATTTAAACGAAATAAAAATGTTGCCAGACGTGGTGGCAAAGTTGCCGGTAATGCCAGAAAAGCAACGGAAAAAGAACTGGGCAGAAGCGTGGTTTCGAAACAGAATTATCTTGGGAGAAATGATGAATTAGAGTAG
- a CDS encoding virulence RhuM family protein, with protein MNHDGQSTSDMILYSTPKGKIHIEVIYQDETFWLSQKKMGELFGVNRPAITKHLKKIFESGELDEKVVSSILEHTTQHGAIEGKTQKQPVKYYNLDAIIAVGYRVNSYQATQFRIWATKVLKEYIIKGFAMDDERLKRGKQPGRDYFDELLERIREIRASERRFYQKITDIYALSVDYDNNAPVTKDFFATVQNKLHWAITGKTAAEIIYDSADAEKIYMGLTNWKQAPDGMVLKSDTMVAKNYLGEAHIRELNRIISAYLDLAETRAEKQLVTKMEEWTSFLHKFLELSNYPILKDNGKVSALEAKLKAEQEYESYRKKQDKDYISDFDKEIKRLEG; from the coding sequence ATGAATCACGACGGCCAATCAACATCTGACATGATTTTATATTCAACACCCAAAGGTAAGATTCACATTGAGGTTATTTATCAGGATGAGACTTTCTGGTTATCTCAAAAAAAGATGGGTGAGTTGTTTGGTGTTAATCGTCCGGCTATTACAAAACACTTAAAAAAAATATTTGAAAGCGGTGAATTGGACGAGAAAGTGGTAAGTTCCATTTTGGAACATACCACTCAACATGGTGCCATTGAAGGAAAAACTCAGAAACAACCAGTTAAGTATTATAATCTCGATGCCATTATTGCCGTTGGATACCGCGTGAATAGCTATCAGGCAACGCAGTTCCGGATTTGGGCAACCAAAGTCCTGAAAGAATATATTATCAAGGGTTTTGCCATGGATGATGAGCGGCTCAAGCGTGGTAAACAGCCTGGCAGGGATTATTTTGACGAGCTTTTAGAGCGTATTCGTGAAATCAGGGCAAGTGAGCGCAGATTTTACCAGAAAATTACGGATATTTATGCGCTTTCAGTAGATTATGATAATAATGCACCTGTTACCAAAGATTTTTTTGCAACAGTACAAAATAAATTGCATTGGGCTATTACCGGAAAAACAGCTGCTGAAATCATCTATGACTCTGCTGATGCGGAGAAAATTTATATGGGACTGACCAACTGGAAACAAGCTCCTGATGGTATGGTTTTGAAGTCAGATACAATGGTTGCCAAGAATTATCTTGGTGAAGCGCATATCAGGGAATTAAATCGTATTATTTCTGCTTATCTTGATTTGGCGGAAACCAGGGCAGAGAAACAATTAGTAACCAAAATGGAAGAATGGACCTCTTTTTTACATAAGTTTTTAGAGCTTTCTAATTATCCCATTCTAAAAGATAATGGCAAAGTAAGTGCCTTGGAAGCCAAACTCAAGGCTGAACAGGAATATGAAAGTTACCGTAAGAAGCAAGATAAAGACTATATTTCCGATTTTGATAAGGAAATAAAACGTTTGGAAGGATAA